The following proteins come from a genomic window of Diprion similis isolate iyDipSimi1 chromosome 8, iyDipSimi1.1, whole genome shotgun sequence:
- the LOC124408883 gene encoding monocarboxylate transporter 12 produces the protein MSLPREWSFQESCRMVDRGLGSGPTATASQEAVGPVIDENMNQQNQLGSLFSIHSAPVFDLNNGMPSPKRPGSLLVQATATSTPLVPPHVSPPETIEDEDNDNLLTISSLTARPLIAKSRELRSSRYRPRAKKPKKVSPPKNPNLIPLDGGYGWVIVFGAFFVQFWVAGLVKSYGVLYVEVMETFRDSSASVASWIPAILSCLCLALAPVTSMLCQKYSCRSVVFVGGLFCALGLTISYFATSLVHLFFTFGVLTGIGGGLSTTPGIVIVSQYFDKHRALANGICVSGTAAGSFVFPLLIERLIDGFGFHGTILLLGGCMLHVCVSATLYRPLEDNCVEDRTEKGDEDDEKSEVVKEPLPSKQQKLDLLFANDPTTRNNLLNELFHQNGVVAVELTDSDEEKDIMGEALRMKPISKIRSSSILHSVEDLSTDSTCVYKARSSLRSLRSSVPVITQIPVTNNQPLPDEPAKTFAQKITRYIDLSLLKDPQFIMMCLSVSLMSTGSPYMLYYLPAYVHAAGYTKTEAGYLVAISAVLDLCGRLGLGWLSDLQLFDRRKGYIGSIVGAGVAVLAIPMAHSFYVLACSVGMYGLCLGCWFLLVPVLLADQYGTDKISSSYGLVRMFQSVGGISIPPLAGYLRDVTGSYAVCFLCMGTCMVLGGLPMLLVSGEHSKPSTPAGGSVSSKGTVKSSKE, from the exons ATGTCGCTGCCCAGAGAATGGAGCTTTCAAGAATCGTGTCGTATGGTCGATCGGGGACTCGGATCAGGGCCGACCGCGACCGCGTCTCAGGAGGCGGTCGGCCCCGTCATCGACGAGAATATGAACCAGCAGAACCAGCTGGGATCCCTCTTTTCGATTCACTCGGCCCCGGTCTTCGACCTCAACAACGGGATGCCATCCCCGAAGAGACCCGGGTCCCTCCTCGTCCAGGCCACCGCGACTTCGACGCCGCTTGTACCGCCGCACGTCAGTCCCCCGGAGACGATCGAGGACGAGGACAACGACAACCTCCTGACCATCTCGAGCCTCACCGCGAGGCCTCTGATCGCCAAGTCCAGGGAGCTTCGCTCCTCTCGTTATCGCCCGCGGGCCAAGAAGCCCAAGAAGGTGTCGCCGCCGAAAAATCCGAACCTTATACCCCTCGACGGTGGATACGGATGGGTTATCGTCTTCGGGGCTTTCTTCGTTCAGTTCTGGGTCGCGGGACTCGTCAAGTCTTACGGGGTGCTCTACGTTGAGGTGATGGAGACCTTCAGAGACTCCTCGGCCTCTGTAGCCTCTTGGATACCGGCGATTCTATCGTGTCTTTGTCTCGCCTTGG CTCCAGTGACTAGCATGTTGTGCCAAAAGTACAGTTGTCGTTCCGTCGTCTTCGTTGGAGGACTCTTCTGTGCTCTTGGACTAACCATTAGCTACTTCGCCACTAGTCTGGTTCATCTATTCTTCACCTTTGGTGTATTGACTG gGATAGGAGGAGGTCTTTCGACAACCCCTGGAATCGTGATCGTCTCTCAGTACTTCGACAAACATCGTGCCCTGGCAAATGGTATCTGCGTGTCTGGTACGGCGGCAGGAAGCTTTGTCTTCCCTTTGCTGATCGAGAGGCTTATCGACGGTTTTGGATTCCACGGTACGATACTCCTCCTGGGTGGTTGTATGCTGCACGTGTGCGTCAGCGCGACTCTTTACCGTCCGTTGGAGGACAACTGCGTTGAAGATCGTACTGAGAAAGGGGACGAAGACGATGAAAAATCGGAGGTGGTCAAGGAGCCGTTGCCGTCGAAGCAGCAGAAGCTCGACCTCCTCTTCGCGAACGACCCTACTACTCGAAACAATCTTTTAAACGAACTCTTTCACCAGAATGGAGTGGTGGCCGTCGAACTTACGGACAGCGACGAGGAGAAGGACATCATGGGCGAAGCTCTGAGAATGAAACCGATATCGAAGATCCGGAGCTCCAGCATCCTCCACAGTGTCGAAGACCTGTCGACGGATTCAACGTGCGTATACAAGGCGAGGTCGTCCTTACGTTCCCTGAGGTCCTCCGTTCCCGTTATCACGCAAATACCAGTAACGAACAATCAACCACTGCCTGATGAGCCGGCGAAGACTTTCGCCCAAAAAATCACCCGTTACATCGACTTGTCGCTTCTCAAGGATCCTCAATTCATCATGATGTGCTTATCCGTCAGCTTAATGTCCACCGGCAGTCCTTATATGCTTTACTACTTACCGGCGTACGTACATGCCGCGGGATACACCAAAACCGAGGCTGGATATCTTGTCGCAATATCTGCTGTTCTAGATCTCTGTGGAAGACTTGGATTGGGCTGGTTATCCGATTTGCAGCTCTTCGACAGGCGAAAAGGATACATTGGAAG CATCGTGGGTGCCGGGGTTGCAGTCCTCGCCATACCGATGGCCCATTCGTTCTACGTTCTGGCATGTTCAGTTGGCATGTACGGTCTTTGCCTGGGCTGCTGGTTCCTTCTCGTCCCGGTCCTGCTTGCGGATCAGTACGGAACCGATAAGATATCCTCCAGCTACGGTCTCGTTAGGATGTTCCAGAGCGTGGGTGGCATCTCCATTCCACCACTGGCAG GGTATCTACGGGACGTAACCGGCAGTTACGCTGTCTGTTTTCTCTGCATGGGGACTTGCATGGTTCTCGGAGGTCTTCCGATGCTCCTCGTTTCCGGTGAACACTCCAAGCCCTCCACACCAGCCGGAGGCTCCGTCAGTAGCAAAGGAACCGTAAAAAGTAGCAAAGAGTAA